The genomic stretch CCGGTTCGACATTCTTCAACACGTTTTGGCCAAACACAGCAACGACATCGATTTGTGAGGTATCGATGAAGGTCCCGACGGGGGCAATCGCAAATGTAATTGCCATGGTTCCCTCGCGTGCTTGCCAGTTCGTTACAAAGCCATCACTCGGAGCGGTATAGGTACACTGATCGAGATTGAACTGCGCGGTATCGACGTTCGCCTTCGCCAGTCTCACTTGCTGATCGGCAACCTCCAGAGCAAGCTTGGATTCCTCTAGAGCCGCTTTCGTTTTCTCGACCACGGCCTGTGACGCGGCGTATTGGGCTCTCAGTTCTGCCAAGTTCAACGCGCTGACCGTACCAGGCGAACGCTTATTGACATCTTCTTTGAAATCGAGATCCGCTTTGGCGACTTCCATTTTCGATTGGGACTCCGAGACATTCGCCTCGGCAACCTTGATGCCGGCTCTGAGCTGTTCGACGGTTTTTTGGGCAACACCTAAGGAAGCCGTAGTCTCGTTGAGGGCATATTGGAAAGGCGCTTTCTCGATCTCAAAGAGCACGTCACCCTTCTTCACGGGTACGTTCGCCTCAGCGACAATCTTCGAGATATGCCCTTTGACTTGAGGCACGATTTGAACCGTATAACGGCTGACGACGACCTGACTAGAGGTCGGCGACGAGAACTGCCAGAAAATGACAATTCCTCCAATGACTATGACGCCTATCGCAGCAAATATGCCTAGATTAACTGGCCTCGGCTTGATCTTCAGAACAGCATAGACCAGCCAGATAGTTAAGACATAGAAGATCGCGCACAAAATAATCATGGATAGACTTTCTCTGGAGGACTCGTTGGACAAGTTGGAGAGATTGCTATTTCAAAGAAGCGATCTTTCACGCCAATCTGGCTACTTTCCGACGACGGGATTTTCGTCGGAATTCATGGATGAGTCTTGGCCAAAAGGAATAAAGGCCCAGATAAAGGCAATCGGCCAAATCGCACCTCCCAAGGCGAGTCCAATCCAACTGGCAGCGTTAATGGCATCCACGTGAGGGTGATTACGCTTGCGGGCAATATTGCCAGGAAGCGATCCCAGCACGATGACCACTGCCACGAACACGCAAAATATCAATGCGATGACAAACCAAGCAAAGATAAAGATTAAATCCATTACGTCTATGTCTCACGTGTTGCAACAGTTGAAAATACCTGGACTACCGGCTGGGCTAATATTGGGTTGATCCCGATGAAGGCGGGTATGCTTTGGCAGTGACCTGCTCCCACGGATGGGGATGCGTCTGTGCATCTACACGACACCGTTTTCTGGCAGAGCCTAGATTTATCGTAGCACAACTTTCCAATATAAATGCCAATAGGTTGATTGTCATCATTCGGTCTACGGCGACGGTTTCGTGGTAATTGCAAACAAAGATGAGTGGAACACTGGGGTATTGTTCTCGCAAGACATCCACCACCGTCTGAGCTCCTGGGACCCTGACGACTGATTCGAAGAAAGATCCACACCCCGTTAAGCATCGGGAAGTGACGTTGGCAATCAGTACGGTCCCCTGTTTTAAAGATTCACGACTCCAACAAGTCGCAGTATGGGCATACTGGCCTATGTGAACCAGGCGAAACGCCGTCGGCGACATGGTGCTGACTCCAGACAAGGAGATCGCGACAACAAGCCGACAGTCGTTTAGAGAGATCATTGACACCTCATTATTTTGCAGTCCCGCATCCCGAAGAGTCCATGAGTATAAATACTCAACCTGGACAGGCATACGGACGAGGAAGCCCCGTCGCCGAACTGGAAATACTGTTCACTTCAACCACTAGCGTAAAACCTTAGGCTTAAGCGTCAGATGACCGCCCTGGGGATAACTTATCGCGGCCTGCTCGCTCGCCTTTGAAAGTAGGAATGTGTGTGGCTGGAAATATGGTATCGCCCAATTTTTCCCAAGAGGTCGTACCATGGGTGAGCTTACGACGATTGGCAACTTCGATCACCATGTGAATCGTTTTCTAATTCCCGTAGGGAAGAAGTGGTGGGGCGTTTGGCGTCGGAGGCAGAAGACCACAGATCCCCAATCCAGTTCGAGGCCCTGACCTGCCCCCTTCAATCGCTCAGGCGTCATGCGTCATCCAGAGGCGGATGGTTAGAAGGACGGCAAGTCCTGCGGCGAAAGCGGAGAAGTGGATGACGTTGATCCTTAATGTACTTCCCTTCTTAATCTCGGGAATCAAGTCGGCCGCCCCAATGTAGAGGAAATTTCCCGCCGCGAAAGCAACAAGGAAGTCGACATTGATGGAGTGCGAGACGCCATACGCAACCAGCCCGCCGAACAAGAACGTCAAACCAGAAAGGAAGTTGTAGAGCAATGCCCCTGATTTCGACCACCCACCATGTACTAGCACGGCAAAGTCCCCCAGTTCCTGCGGAACCTCGTGCGCTGCAGCTGCAAGCCATGCGGTAAGTCCCAGGCGGAAGTCGATCAGAAAGCTGGCGGCGACGAATAGCCCGCCAATAAAGTTGTGTAGCCCATCTGCAACCAGGATGAGGTAAGTTAGAGGTTCGCGTTTTTGGGCTTCGATTTGGTGGCTGTGGTGCCAGTTGAGAAACTGTTCGAGAGCCAGGAAAGTCAGAAAACCTGTCACGATCCAGACGTAGACAGAGATATCGTTGCCCATTTGTTGAACCGACGCCGGAATCATGTGAAACAGGGCACCGCCGATGAGCGATCCTGCCGCGAATGCGACCAGAGGGAGCAATATCTTGTCAAGCGTAGCTTGCTTCAATGCGAGCGTGAGGCTACCGATGAGAGCAATTAGGCTCATGGCGATGCCCGAACAAATGATCCACAGAAGTGTGTTCATATCGTGTGATTCGCAAAGTAGTATTGCTGCTTGTTCGGGTGAACAATAGCGAAGAGTTTATCGCAGGCGCGATAAGAGAGTCCAATCCTTTGGCTGCGTTGTCGCGATTTGCCAAGGGTGGTAGTCGTGAACAGCAACTCAGGCCGACCGTGAAAATACACTTTCGATGAAAAGTGCCACGCGATAGGCAGCGATCCGAGGGATCAAAAGATTCAGCATATAATTTTTCTGAGGATCAAGTTTCGCCGGACAAAAATCATGTGCGATATTGACACATTAATTGTGACAACATCGCACATGCTTGAGGCTTAATTCTCAGGCAGACGCAGCACTGCTCCCTTCTGCAATCCGATTTTTTCGATATGCCCCGTAACGGTCTTTCCTGTCTTCGGATCGCTATACAACAGGTGAATATGGGTCGATGTCGCTGGATGTGTCAGTTTACCGACCGCGTCTTTGGCGAATATTCCCACTAGCTTGCCGTCTATCGCTGGTATTTCTGCCTCGAACGGTTGCCGATCCTTGGGAAGTTCGATCTTTTTCATGCGTGCATGGATGGGACACGCGCCGTTAATGACATGCAGGTCAACATTGCTGAAGTCACCCTCGATAGTAAATACGAACGGCTCATTCATTTTCAGGCCTGCCTGGTTCGCCGCGTTTTCGATGTATCTGTCGAACTCACTGGGGGGAACCTCTTGTGTCACTTCATGTTGAGTCCATGAAGGGATGTAAGATCCGACGAGCATCGTGGCTTGAGCGTCTGGCGATTTACCTGTGTTCGATTGTAGGTTGCCGGACTCGTCGACGGTTGTGATGGTAACTTTCCCGTCATAGATCGTTCCTTCGCCATGCAGTCCTTCCAACGCCGCGACACCATAGAAATGTGGACGTCTGGTCAATTCGCTGAACCGTACCCGCCCTTCGGCTTGCTGCTGCCCGATGGCCTCGTGCATTGTTCCATACTGGACCAATGAGTCTACTTGGGTATCGTTCTCACCCGCAGAAGCAGGAACTCCCAAGAGCAATACAGAGAGTAGTGTGACCTGGCTTACAAAGACATGAGGAATCTTCATGGCGTTTCTCCTTTGTGTTAGCGGATTGCCCACATACAATCAGACCCATGGGCGTTTGCATGCTGCGATCGCGTTTCGTTCCCAACAACTCTATAAGCGAATTCTGTACCGAATTGCGTTAGTCGGTTTCGGCTTGGCAGGGCAAAACGGTGTGCAAGTTTTCCCTTGGGCTTCAAGCTTGGAGATCTAAAAAATGAGCTATCAGGCAAGAATCTACGTTGTGGTTGGCATGGCGTGTAGCGTCAGTCTTTCGGCAGTCGGCGGCTTTGCCCAGGACAAGAAGCCGACGAGCTATGCGCCGGTTGTCATTGCTGAGGAGTTTCAGGAGACGGTCGCACGTATGTCGGCCGCGAAACCCGCAGTGATGCAGAAGCATATGGACTTGCTGGCAGAGCGTTATGATCTGAGCGATCGTCCCGCCGAAGGCGTCACCATGGACCGCGGAAAGCCCGTTCAGTCTGGCGTGCGTGTGAAGTTGCCAAACGGAGTATCGTGGCAGCAACTAAGTGCCATGTCTCCTGCCGAGATTCGTAACAAGGGACTTTGGCCGAAAGGTTTTTTGCCCCTTCCGCACCCCAATCATCCTGAAGGTGGAATGGTCTTTCCGAAGTTTCACATTGACGAAATCAAGGAACAGGAAGCACGCGACTTGACACGTTTCGATCTTGACTACGATCTGCCTGACCATTTTCTACCAGAATTCCCGGCACCGATTTATCTGACAACTCGTCCCGATCTTGGTGACGTATCTCAAGGCAAATTGGTCACCATCGACAACTACTTCAAGTTATTCAACAGCATATTGAATCCCAAACAACTGGAAGGTTTACGATTGCTGGTAACCCCATTCCCACAACAGCAGTTCAACCAGACGGACGACCGCCGAAGTCTTAAAGCGCATCGAGGCGTCACCTGCTTCGATTGTCATGCCAACGGGCATACCAATGCTGCGACCCATCTTGTTGGTGATATCCGCCCCCAAGAGTTTCGCCATCGGATTGACACGCCAACGTTGCGTGGAGTGAATGTCCAGCGGCTTTTTGGTTCGCAACGTGCATTGAAGAGCGTTGAGGATTTTACCGAATTCGAACAGCGAGCTGCGTATTTCGATGGCGATCCGGTGATCGCCACGAAGAAGGGGGTGAATGTTCTGGAGCG from Blastopirellula marina encodes the following:
- a CDS encoding HlyD family secretion protein, with amino-acid sequence MSNESSRESLSMIILCAIFYVLTIWLVYAVLKIKPRPVNLGIFAAIGVIVIGGIVIFWQFSSPTSSQVVVSRYTVQIVPQVKGHISKIVAEANVPVKKGDVLFEIEKAPFQYALNETTASLGVAQKTVEQLRAGIKVAEANVSESQSKMEVAKADLDFKEDVNKRSPGTVSALNLAELRAQYAASQAVVEKTKAALEESKLALEVADQQVRLAKANVDTAQFNLDQCTYTAPSDGFVTNWQAREGTMAITFAIAPVGTFIDTSQIDVVAVFGQNVLKNVEPGNKVEVALKNHPGQVFSGKVANIIEASGEGQFVTSGKLIDASSIHSSGKFAVKIELDDEALVKSLPMGTAGMVTIYTDSGKPFQIISKVTVRIKACMYYLNLM
- a CDS encoding DUF3302 domain-containing protein, whose amino-acid sequence is MDLIFIFAWFVIALIFCVFVAVVIVLGSLPGNIARKRNHPHVDAINAASWIGLALGGAIWPIAFIWAFIPFGQDSSMNSDENPVVGK
- a CDS encoding ZIP family metal transporter, whose product is MNTLLWIICSGIAMSLIALIGSLTLALKQATLDKILLPLVAFAAGSLIGGALFHMIPASVQQMGNDISVYVWIVTGFLTFLALEQFLNWHHSHQIEAQKREPLTYLILVADGLHNFIGGLFVAASFLIDFRLGLTAWLAAAAHEVPQELGDFAVLVHGGWSKSGALLYNFLSGLTFLFGGLVAYGVSHSINVDFLVAFAAGNFLYIGAADLIPEIKKGSTLRINVIHFSAFAAGLAVLLTIRLWMTHDA
- a CDS encoding acetolactate decarboxylase, with the translated sequence MKIPHVFVSQVTLLSVLLLGVPASAGENDTQVDSLVQYGTMHEAIGQQQAEGRVRFSELTRRPHFYGVAALEGLHGEGTIYDGKVTITTVDESGNLQSNTGKSPDAQATMLVGSYIPSWTQHEVTQEVPPSEFDRYIENAANQAGLKMNEPFVFTIEGDFSNVDLHVINGACPIHARMKKIELPKDRQPFEAEIPAIDGKLVGIFAKDAVGKLTHPATSTHIHLLYSDPKTGKTVTGHIEKIGLQKGAVLRLPEN
- a CDS encoding cytochrome B6 gives rise to the protein MSYQARIYVVVGMACSVSLSAVGGFAQDKKPTSYAPVVIAEEFQETVARMSAAKPAVMQKHMDLLAERYDLSDRPAEGVTMDRGKPVQSGVRVKLPNGVSWQQLSAMSPAEIRNKGLWPKGFLPLPHPNHPEGGMVFPKFHIDEIKEQEARDLTRFDLDYDLPDHFLPEFPAPIYLTTRPDLGDVSQGKLVTIDNYFKLFNSILNPKQLEGLRLLVTPFPQQQFNQTDDRRSLKAHRGVTCFDCHANGHTNAATHLVGDIRPQEFRHRIDTPTLRGVNVQRLFGSQRALKSVEDFTEFEQRAAYFDGDPVIATKKGVNVLERGSQVHFMAEFQALLDFPPAPKLDVFGKLNLKKANESERRGEALFFEKARCGECHPAPYYSDNLMHNLKTERFFEPQMINGRMASADGPIKTFPLRGIKHSPPYMHDGRLLTLEDTVEFHNLVLETQLTEQEKADLVAFLRCL